A segment of the Asinibacterium sp. OR53 genome:
TTCAACATGGTGAGCATATCGGGTGTAATGTTGAAACGAATTTCTTTTTCTTCTCCCTTGTCAAGGCTTACCCGTTGAAACGCTTTCAGTTCTTTCACAGGCCTTGCCACGGATGCCAGTTCATCGTGCAGGTATAATTGCACCACTTCATCAGATTTATAATTACCTGTGTTTTTCAGTTTAAAGCTGAGCGACAATGTTTCTCCTGTTTTGATCACATGTTTCGCCAACCGGAGATCCGAATAGGTAAAACTTGTGTAACTCAACCCGAATCCAAACGGAAACAGCGGCATTCCGGTAAGGTTGTTATAATCGTCGCCGCGGCCGGTAGGTTTGTGGTTATAAACCAGCGGTAGTTGCGCTTCCGATACAGGGAATGTAATGGGCAGTTTACCTGAAGGCGACCGGTCTCCGAATAAAATAGCCGCCACTGCATCTCCGCCTGCTTCGCCCGGATACCATACATCCAGCACACCATTCACTTTATCCAGCCAGTTGCGCATCGTAACAGCGCTGCCGCCTACCAGCAATACCACAACCCGTTTACCCGAAGCAGCTACACGCTGTAACATTTCATCCTGCAAGCCCGGCAACGCCAGTGAAGCCCTGTCCCTGAACTCTCCTTCTTCAATACCAGCAACCACTACCGCTATATCAGCGCCGGCTGCTGCATTCACTGCTTGCTGTATCTTGTATTCGCTGCTGTCTTGCACACCTGCATTCCAAATGAGGTGGAACCGTGCATTACCCGCCGGTTCAAAATATTCTACCCTGATATCGTAAGCTTTTTCTTTTTCAAAATGAAAATTGGCCAGCTTCGTAGCATAGCTCTGTTTTTGCCAATTATCGATGATGAGTTGGTCGTTGATAAACAAACGGTAGCCATCGTTACCGTCGATACCAATATCAACATTACCCGTTACAGGAGATTGGATCTTCCCCGTCCATCTTGCCGAGAAAAAATCATAATTGATCTTTGCGGGATCGGGAGAAAACAAAGTCCACTGAAAATTGATGGCCGCATCCACCCTTGATAGTACCGGCGTTCCTTGCAGCGTAATATTGTTGAAATAAGCTGCAGATAATCCTGGCACCCTTTTTCCATTTTGCATGGTGAATAAACAACTATCCGGAACGACCGTCCAGGTTTGATGTTGCCTTCCAGGTCCGGGTGCGTACACTACCTGCCAATTATTTCCGGCTCTTTCTTGTATACCTGCCAGGATGGATTGCTTATGAATACCGGGACCGCTGTAACCACCCAGCCGCGCTTCGACAGCGTCTGTACCAAGCACCGCAATTTTTTTGAGGGATGTGGTAAAAGGCAATACCTGGTGATCGTTCTTCAGCAGCACCATTGAACGGATGGCTGCTTCTTTGGCCAGTTCCCGGTGTTGTTGGATGCTCCACTGCTCCAGCATCGATGCATCTACATAAGGTTTTTCAAAAAGACCCAGTTCGAATTTTGCCCTTAATACCCTGGCTACGGCGCTATCAATGGCGCCTGGTCTCATGCTCTTATCGAGAAAATGTTTTTCGAACAATTGATGGTGTTCATACGCAGTCTGAAAGATCACATCCAATCCGTTCTCAATAGCCTGCTTGCCGGCTTCTGCATAATCTGCTGCCGTAAAATGTAATACATTGGCGCCACCGGTGGCTCCTGCATCGGACAACACGAATCCTTTGAACCCCCAGTCTTTCCTGAGTTTTTTATTCAGCAACCAGTCATTGGCAGAACAAGGCGAACCGTCCAGTGAATTGTATGCTGTCATGATACTCCTGGCGCCGCCCTTTTGTATCACCGCTTTGAAGGGGACAAAATAAGTTTCTTCGAGCAACCGTTCATTGTAATGGATCGGGTAACTATCCCGACCACCTTCGCCATGGTTCACCGCAAAATGTTTGGGATTGGTGATGATCCCTCTTTGTTCAAATGCTTTTACAAAAGCCACACCCATGGCTGCCGAGAGTACCGGATCTTCTCCATAAGTCTCTTCCACCCTTCCCCAGCGCGCATCGGTGGCCAGGTTTACCACCGGTGAAAGAATATGACGAATGCCTCTCGATTTTGTTTCATTGGCAATGGCAGCAGCTACTTTGTTCATTAATGTGGTATCCCAGGTAGCTGCCAGGGCAATCGCCTGGGGAAAAGCAGTGGCTTCATCGCGGATGAGGCCATGCAATGCTTCATCGAAAGCAATGATGGGAATGCCCAGTCTTGTTTGTTCTACAAAATACTTTTGTATGCTGTTGATCTTTTGAAGGGTTTGTTGCGCGGTTTGTCCGGATTGATAATTCAACAGTTGTGCGGCGGCACCATGCTGCTGTTGCACGGTATTTACCTGGAAACCAAAAATGCCATTCTTATATTTTGAAGGATCATTACCCAGGTCGCCCGGTATCATGAACAGTTGCCAGAATTTTTCTTCCGGTGTCATGCGCTTCAGCAAGTCTTTTACCCGCACTTCTATGGGAAGGCGGGCGTTCTTATAAGCCGGAATCGTTTGTGCAATGGAAGGGTTGGCCAGGGCCAGGCAAAGCAGGAGAAATATGGTTATTTTTTGCATACAACTGTTAATAATACACTTATTATCCGAATGGACTGTAAGTTGCAGCAGCTTTTCTGATTTTCAACCAGGATTCTTCTATTTATAGGGGAAACTGCTTCTTCAGCAATGGCAGGTTCCCTGTTGAACAGGCGGGCATTTAACCGACCCGTAGCTGCAATACACACAGCAGTCGCCCGCCTTGGGTTGCAGGCGCTGGTGGCAGTTTTCGCATACATAGAAATACTGGCATGCATCGGTGGGCATGGTTTCTTCTTTTTGATGTCCGCAGTGGGGACAAGTAATGATAGATTGCAATTGTACCGCAGTATTTGACATACTATGAGATTTTGTTCCCGGCTGTTATTTGCCGGGGGATGGAGATATTACTTTATAGCCTGTTTCATTTTCGATGACGCCAGCCAGTTGTTGCAACGATATACTCGTGCTATCGAATTGGATGGTTACAGTGCCCTGGGGATAAGAGGTGTGAACCTGTTGCACACCTTTCTTTTTCAGCAAAGCGTTGTTCACATGTCCCTCGCAGGCTTCACAGTCCATGCCCTGTAAGTGTAATACAGCCTGCTGCTGGTTGGGCAAATGATTCGCTGCCTGTTGCTGCGGGATTTGAGGTTGCAAATATTTTGCATAATAGGGAAAGGCTGACAGCAAAAGGGAGACCGCCGCAACGATCCAAAGAAAAGATTTTGATTGCAAAAAGCTGCGCTTTGTTTCGCATGCACATTCGTCTTTCGCTTTTGGTTTATACGCCTGGTAAAAAGCAAACCCCAGGATCAATACCGTTGCCCCTAACAAGTAAGGCCTGAGCGGTGCAGCCCAGCTAAATGCGGCAACAGCGCTGCCGGTACCGCTTATAATGGCCAGTGCAGGAACAATACAGCATAACGATGATGTCAGCGCCAGCACCAGTCCGGAACCAAGCAGTATCTTATTGTTTTTTTCGTTGCTCATATTGCCGCTGCTTTTGCATTCAACTGGTTGATGATCTTAAAGAACGGCCTCAACAATTTCAGGTGCTCCGTTTTAAGGGAATAGAAAATCGTTTGACCCTCTTTACGCGATTCGATGATATTACCATCTTTCATTTTGCGCAGGTGCTGCGAAATAGCTGGTATGCTCATGCCAAGGATATCACTGAGGTCACAGGGGCAAAGTTCTTTTTCTTCTTCCAGCAGGTATAAGATCTTCAGCCGGACGTCGTTTCCGGCCAATGACAAGATACCAGATAGTTGCGAAAATGATCTTTCATTGTCAGCTATCTTTTCCCTGCAATCATTGATCTGCTCCGGATTGGCATTTTCACGAATACAAGTCCTCCTCATAACGAATAACTTTCTCACAAAAATAAACCTATTTTACTATTTAAGCAATTAGTTAAATAACTATCTCACAATCACCAATGCCTTGACTGTCTAGTCCTAAAATACTTTTATTTTTTTCCACCGGGTTTCCTGCTGGCCATTTTCACACTCTGCAACTGAATGGCCGACACTTCCCCCGGAATGGCCAGCGCGAAAGGATACTTGAGATGATACTTTTCTGTTGCACTCGGGATGCTTGGATGATCCTTGGGCAACCACATCCCATGAAACTGCAAGCCTTGTACGGCCAAAAGTCTTATCCTATCGGGCAATATGGTCCCTGAAACCGCAGGCTGTCGCAACAAAAGCTGCATATGCCGGCTCCCAGGGGAAGATTTGAAGTACAGCAAGGCTTTGCTGCTGTCGAAGGCGTAATAACACGCGAAACAATGAGGTCTGCCGTCCCCATCCACACAGCAGATCGAAGCGCATGTTTGCCGCTCGATAAACCGAATGATCGACTCTTCCATATAGTTATTGTTTTAGCCACCCTGCTTCCCTGTACCAGCCGATGGCCTGCCTGAGACCTTCTTCCAGCCCAAAACAGGGCTTGAATCCGAGCTCTGTCATCTCCGGGCAACAGACGCTCCAGTTAAGCGCCTTGAAATCCCGGAGACGGTCCCGGTTCAGGAAGGTAGCCCTCCCTGTGATATACCCCATTGCCTCTGCGATACTTGCGACGCCTGATACCATCCAGGCCGGCAGTGCCACCGGGATGGCGCTCTTGTTCAGAACAGAGCCTGCGATATGGGCAAAACTCTTCTGCGTATACACACGGAGATCGGATATCAGGAATTGTTTGTGCAAAACCGGTGATTCCACGCATAAAAAAACTGCCTGGCAGAGATCATTCACATGCAGGAAACTAAGCAGTCGACCCTCATCCCTCAATCCGATATCAAGCCGCTGTTGTAAGCACTTCAGTACTGGTAAAAAGCCCGTGTCCCGCGGGCCGTACACGGCAGTGGGATTGATAATGACAAACGGAAAATCCCTGAGAGCGAAAAGAAACTGTTCGGCTTCCAGCTTGCTTTGCCCATATTTCGACACAGGGTTTCGCTCCTGGGCAAGAGAAATAGGCGTTCTCTTGACGCCAGGCCCGAACGAGGCCAGGCTGCTGAGGTAAACAAATTTACGGGGAATAAGGCCATTCCGCATCAGCGCATGGACCAAACGCCTCGTGTGCCCGCAATTCACCACGCGGTAATCAGCCGGGCGAACGGCTTTGGTTACACCAGCGGCATGAATGACCACGTCCAGTTTGTCATACCTATCCCTGAACCCTCGCAGGGCAAGATCCAGCGCCTCGTCGTCGCTAAGATCCAGTTCCAGGAAGCGGATACCGGGATGCGCCAGGTATTTGCGTCGGCTGCTGTTCCTTATTCCCGCAAAGGTATTGAAGCCTCTTTGGAGAGCTTCGTCCACTAAAGCGCTGCCGATAAAACCGCTTGCTCCCGTGATCAAAATATTACGCATGCTCGTTCAGGTATCTTATATAACAACGCCGCCGTTTATGCTGCGTGGCCTCATAGTGTTCCCAGATGGCGCGGATGTTGCGATTGGTTTCCAGTTCGGGGTTGGACTCGGCATAGGCAATGCCATTTGCGATGTACGATTTTGTGATCTCATGCATCAGCAAGGCAACGGCTCCCTTCCCTTGCCATGCTTTATCGACGGCTACCAGGTACAGGTCGGCGAGGTTGTTTTTTCTCAATGCCTTCAGGATATACGCAAACCCAAAAGGCAACAATCTCCCCTTTACCTTTTTCAGGGCGGCGGAGAGCGAAGGCATAGTGATCCCACACGCTATCAGTTTGCCGTTCTCATCGGTCACCAGCGGAACGAAATCGGTACGGATAAACGAAAAATACTGTTTGGTGTAATATGCGATCTGCTTTTCCGTCAGAGGGACTACTCCATATAGATGGGAATAGGTTTCATTGATCAGGTCGAAGATAGCATTTGCGTAAGGAAGGATGTCTTTGGGTCGGCGCGCCTTTATTACCTGCAATCTGAATCGCTGCCTAACAACGGCGGCCATCCTCTCCAGTTTCTCCGGCATTGTTGACGGCACCTTTATCTGGTATTCGACCCAATCGGCATCCTTTACATAGCCGGCCTTTTCCATCAGGGATGGGTAATAAGGATAATTGTAAATGGCAGCCAGTGTGCCCACCTGATCGAATCCATTCACTAGCATTCCTTCGCGGTCCAGGTCGGTAAAGCCCATCGGGCCGTGGACCGCGGTCATGCCTGTTTCACTGGCCCAGATCTCGACCTGGGCGAGCAAGGCAAGGCCGACGCTGTCATCATCTTCAAAATCGAACCAGCCAAAACGCATATACTTGCTGCCCCATTTGTCGATATAGGCCTGGTTAAGGATGCCCGCAATGCGCCCGACTATTCTCTCTTGCCGGTATGCCAGCCAATAGCGAGCTTCGCAATAGTCGAAAGCCGGGTTTTTGTCCTTCCGCAATGTGGCCATCTCGTCAAAACGCAAGGGAGGCACATAAAAAGGATCATTCTTGTACAACCGGTAGGGGAAGTCAATAAAATTCTTTAGCTGCCTTGGGGCCATCACCTCCCGGATCACGATGTCCATTGGATTTGTCATACGTTTATGCCTGTTTGATACCAAATAGTTGAAGTTCGCGGCTGACCTTTTCAAGCGCAGACAAGGCCATGTCGAGCTGCCGGCGGGTATGAGTGGCCATGACCGACATCCGCACCATAGCCGCATCGCTCCTGACCGCCGGGGACACTACCGGGTTCACAAATATGCCCCGGTCGAACAAACGTTGCGTAAATTCGAATGTGAGCCGGTTATCCCTGATGTAAATGGGTATGATGGGAGTCATGGAACAATGGGTATCGAACCCCAGCTGATCCAACATTTTCGCCATATAAGCGGTATTGTCCCGGAGGGCTTCCTGTCTCTCCGGTTCTGCCTGGATGATCTCCAGCGCAGCCATGGCGGCGGCGGCGGCGGAAGGTGGAATGCTGGCGCTGAAGATCAGCGCCCTGCTATGGTGCTTGAGATAGTTGATCATTTCCCGGGTGGACGCGACAAAACCGCCGACAGAAGCAAGCGACTTGCTGAAGGTGCCCATAATGATATCTACCTGGTCTGTCAGTCCGAAATGATCGGCCGTACCCCGGCCCGATTCTCCCAGCACGCCGATAGAATGGGCATCGTCTACCATGAGAAGCGCCTCGTATTTTGCAGCCAGCGCTGCGATCTCCGGCAGTTTGCAGATATCTCCCTCCATGCTGAATATGCCGTCCACAACGATCATCCTAATGCCTTCTCCTTCCACGGCACGCAGGATCCTTTCCAGGTCATTCATATCGTTGTGCGCGAATTTCAGGACCCGGGAAAATGAAAGCCGGCTGCCCTCTATGATAGAGGCGTGATCCGCCTCGTCCAATATCAACACGCCGTTCCTTCCCGTCAATGACGCCACGGTTCCCAGGTTTGCTTGGAAACCGGTAGTAAAAACCAACGCTGCCTCCTTCCCGACAAAATCAGCCAGCCTTTCTTCCAGCCGGATATGCAGCCGGGAAGTGCCGTTCAGAAATCTCGACCCCGAACAGCTGCTGCCGTATTTGTCGATCGCCTGTTTCGCAGCGGCGGTCACTTTCGGATGGTTGGTAAGCCCCATATAGCTGTTGGAACCGAACATCAGGAGTTTTTTACCCTGGATGACTATCTCCGTATCCTTGTTCTCGCCGATAGGCCTGAAATAAGGATAGATTCCGGCATTTTTTAATTCGTCGGGCGCCGTATACCCGGCTAATTTTTCAACTAACTTTCTTTGTATCATATTGTTCTTTACGCTGAAGTTTGCGGACTGATCTTTCGATACCGCTGAGAAGACGGTCTGCTTCATTCGGATCGAAATCGATATGGTTCTGTTTTTTAACGCCATGATCCCACAATTGGACATGAAGGGACGGGACTACGCCATGATTGCCCAGGCAAGCCCTGACACATGCAAGCGGGCAACCGTCGATAGCAACGATCTTCCTTCCGGACAATGCCTTTCGGACAAGGCTTTTCACATTGCCTCCGACACCCGCGATGCAGGACATCTCCGCCAACCCGTTCCTGTCCAGACGCAGCGCAAGGTAATTGGCCATCTGTGCAGCGCTGGAACAGCCGGAACAGGAATACACCAGTGGAATCTCCTCTATTTCAGTAGTATTTTTCATTGTGAAGCATTTCTCTATTTACCCCTGAACCTGGGGGATTAAACATTGATCCGGATTCGTTATCCTTTTTTCGGCGACCGCCTCCTTTACCGCTTTTCTGCGGGTAAGGACGAACCAAACCAACGGTATCACTCCCCCGCAAGTGAACACGGCGCCTCCTGCAATACGCATCCAGGTAAGGGTCTGGAAAACCGGGCCCTCGACAAAAGCCCCGCTGCGCGCGTACCAAAGACCGTTTTCCGTCACGGCGTTGAATTGGTAGATACCGGCCGGGAACAGATCAAGCAGGACCATCAGCAGCAAGCCGGTATTAATAGACCAGAAAATACCGGTAACGATCCGGGTATTCCAACGCTCGGGCTTGAAAAGGAGCTGGCAACAAAATAGAATGGCGGCCAGCGCAAGGTTACCGTATACGCCCATGAGCGCGGCATGCCCGTGGTTGACTGTTAGATAGGTTCCATGTTCATAGTAATTGGCGATCGGCAGGTTGATGATGAAGCCGAGTACGCCTGCACCGAAAAAATTCCAGAAATTGACCCCTAGCAGGAACAAAAATACTTCGCGGAATCCGAAGACTGTCTTTCCATTTCCATTCGTTCCGCCACCATTTTCCAGTATACGGGGCAGTTTGCTGAACCGGTACGCCTCCAGCGTAAGTAACACCAGCGGTATCACCTGCAATGTCGAAAAGACGGAGCCCAGCGCCATCGTAAACACTGGTTTCCCGTTCCAGTAAAAATTATGGGAGATGCCCAACAACCCTGAGCCCAGGAAAAGCAACGTGGCCAGGTAGATCACTCGGATGGCCGCCTGCTTGCTCACCAACCCCATCAATACCATGAAATAACCAATCAGCACGGTGGTGAACACCTCGAAAAATGCTTCTGCCCACATATGGATGACCATCCATCGCCAGAAATCGGCGATCACGAAGTTGGTCTTCGGCGTAGCGATGAACCCGGAGACGAGCAGCAGGATAATGCTCGCCGCGGCATATACCAGCCAGTTCGGCAATGCCCACGGCTGCCGAAGACTCATCACGGGGCGGACTCCCCTGTAGAGCACGATGAACCACAATACAAACACGGTGCCCAGCACTACTTCCCACAATTTACCCATCTCGATGTATTCCCAGCCCTGGTGACCTAGCCAATACCACTTATTACCGAGGATACCCTTCGGCCCCAGCAGAATACCCGCAAATGCACCGGCTACCAGCAAAGCGGTAAGCCAAAAGACAATACGGATCAGGCGCACCTGGCCCGCCGGCTGCACGGGCGAGACCAGCGACATCATAAAAAAAGACGCCCCGATCCAGCAGGCCGATATCCACAACAGGGATAGCTGTACGTGCCAGCTCCTGGTAACTGTCACCGGCAACACCTTGGAAAGGTCAACGCCGAAGAAATGAACAAAGCCTACAAAATCATGCACCGTCAGGATGCCGGCGAGCACCTGGATGCCGAATAGGATGACGGCCGTATAAAAGAAGGGGAAAGAGGCCCTTTGAACAGCATCGGGCCGGAATCTTCCGACCTCCTGCTTCGTCATGAACGACCGGGCATTCTTGGTGTATACCCTGTCATCCAGCTTTTCCAGTCTGCCATGATAATACAGCACCAACCCCAGGCCGAATATCAATCCCAGGGAGCCGAGGATACTCCATAAAATGATGGCCGGACTCGGCCGATTGCCCGCAGCCGGGTCGTATGGCCAGTTATGGGTATAGCTGTAGACCTTGCCCGGCCGTTCTACTCCGCACACCCAGGCTCCCCAGAAAAAGAAAGCGCTCAACGACCGTATCTCCTCACTATCGGTGAGATACCCGGCCGGTTTAAACGACTCAGGGCCGTGAGCTGCGAACTTTTGAAGCTGGAATTTCAATAGGTCCTCAGCGGCATAAGCCTGTGCGTCCGTCAACGTCACGGAGTTGGTGCCGGCGTTATATCGGTTATCCTTGATCTCCGACTTTACCTGCTCGCCGATCCCTCTATCGGCTAAAACGTCTTGCAGATCGGCCGGTCGTTTCGCGAGGTAGTACTGCTGCATGGACAAAGCAATGTGGTGAAGGGCCTCCGCGGTGAAATCGGGCCCCCTGTTGGCACCGTCACCGAACATGCTCCCGTAGTCCATCAACGCATATTTCTGGAAGATGGCCTGTCCGTTCAATATATCCGCTTTGCGGTAGATGATCGCTCCTTCCGCCGAAACATAGTCGGGGACAGGCGGCGCCTCTGTATACGTGTGGATACCGATCATCATGACCCCGGCGGCGCTGACGGTAAAGATCAACAGCAAGGGAAGCCACCAGTTCCGGGGGTTAAGCAGGTAATTGATAAAATTTTCTTTTGCCATAAAGCAGGGTTTATTTGGCAAATATAATAATTAAGGACAATTTTGTCCTTAATTATGTTACAGATCACAAAAATATTTCGTTTCGAAACGGCGCATGCCATACACGGATACCCCGGCCCGTGCAGCAACCTCCACGGGCATTCCTACCGACTGCACGTTACCGTAGCAAGGCAGCGCGACAATGATGGTCGCTTACCACCGACGGGGTTCATCATGGATTTCAAGCAGCTGAAACGCCTCGTGAATCATGGGATCGTCTCCCTGTTCGATCATCACACCATCCTGTCATCGGCCTACCTGGTCTGCCATCCTCCCGTCGCCGCGATTTCGAATCTATGGATATGGGAAACCGAGCCGACGGCAGAGAATATGCTGCTTTATATTCGCGATTCCCTGCAGCAACAGCTGCAGCCCGATGTGGTTCTGAGAAGACTCAGGCTCTTTGAGACCGACGACTCTTATGCCGAATGGGAGGAGGATAAAATGTGTTAAATTGCGCATCAAAACGTTCCATGTTCTCAAAAGCAACCGAATACGCCTTGCGGGCTGCTATTTTTATTGCCCAGAAGAGCAGCGAGGATAACAAGCTGGGCATCGATGAGATCGCCAGGGCCATCAATTCACCCCGGTCGTTCACGGCAAAGACTCTCCAGTTGCTCAGCGCAGACAATAAGATCGTGCATTCCACACGCGGCCCCAACGGCGGGTTTTATATGTCCGAAAAAGCCCGGAAGCTTCCCGCACGAGCCATCCTGGAAGCCATGCAGGAGGATGACTTGCTAGAAAAATGCGTCCTCGGCCTGAAACAGTGTTCCGAAGCAAAACCCTGCCCGATGCATTCGGAATACAAATCGATCAAGCTGCAATTGAAAACCCTTTTCGAAACCACCACTATCCAGCAGCTTGCCGATGAGTTGGGGAAGGGCGATAGCAAGACGAAGGCAGGAGTTACGATATTATACAAATAAAATAATTTATGGAACCGAAACCTGTCAAGCGAGATGAAAATATCCTGAAATTATCCAGGGATCATCACTTTGGCTTGCTGTTTTGCTGGAAGATCAGGCAGGGGTTGAAAAATGGGGCAAGCCCTGCCCGCATCGTTGCTTATATCCGGCATTTCTGGGAGAAACACCTCCGGGAACACTTTGAAGAGGAAGAGACTATTCTCTTCACGCCACGGAAGGACATCCTGGTGGAAAAAGCATTGGATGATCATCGGGATATCCGGCTCCATATCGAATCGCTTGCAGCAGACGCGAAACACGGGGAGCTCGACCTCTTAGCCGATAAAGTCGACAAGCACATCCGCTTTGAAGAACGGCAGCTTTTTCCACATCTGGAGAAGATATTGAGCAAGGAGCAGCTAAAAGATATAGGGGAGCGATTGGGAAAGAACCAAACTCCCCTGAAAGACGAATACGCGGATGAATTCTGGGCTATTCAGGATACCAAATAAATTCCCGAAGCTTTTTTTCGTCAATGATCCGGATATATTTGCCCTGGGTACTGACGATACCTTCACCGGACCACTTCGTGAACAGCCGGAAAACCGCTTCATAGGCCGTCCCCGCATAGCACGCGATATCCAGCCGGGTGATGGGAACGGAAATATACCCTTCTGCATTCAGTCCAAAAACCTCTTGGATAGTAAAAAGCGCTTCTGCGACCCTGCCCTTGACCGGCATGACCGCAAGGCTGCGCATCCGGCTTTCCGCTCTTTGCAGCTCCCCGGCATATAGTTGCATCATCGCATAAAGAAAAGATGGGTTGGTCTTGAAGGTACTTTCCAGGAACTCATTGCGGATAAAACAGATCCTGGTGTGATCGAGGGCCGTTGCCGATACCGGGAAGGCTGTTCCGTGGGTTTGACCACGATGCCCGAGTACGTCTCCAAGGGTTGCAAAACGAACGATGAAATCTTTATCACCACCCCAGTATTGGTGAATTTTAACCGCTCCATCATAAATGAAATAGATGCCCCTGACTTCCTCCCCCTCCCGAAAAATGGCTCGACCCTTCTTGAAGTAAAGGGTTTGTTTTTCGGTCGCTATCGCCCCGTTCCACTCCGGAAGACAATTCTGGCATAAAAAGCATCGGCTGAGGTCGCAGGTATCTCGGTCTGTCATCGGTCCGTTAATTGATCGTTGTGTTGTACAAGTCCTTTGATCGTCAGGGCGGCTGACACCGTCTGTGCTTCAACCCCATCCAGGATCTGTCGTATCCCACCACGCCGGTCTAAAATATAGATGGCATTGGAATGGCTGAAGTCGCCGTTTGCAAGCCGTTGGTATCTCACGTTCAGCGCCATGGACAATTCTCTTACCTGGCCGGCGTTGCCATGGAGCAGCACCCAGTGATCGTCCAGTTGTTGTTGTCCGGCGAACCGGCTCATCTGTACAGGATCGTCCCGCTGCACGTCGAACGACACCAGGACGAATCCGACCTCATTTTTTTCGGCCGTAGGCAAAGCTCTTTGTATGGCTTTCATGTCCGCCACCAGTCGGGGGCAAGCATACCTGCAATGCGTGAAAACCATCGCCACGACTTGCACTTTTCCCTTCAAATCCCATAAAGACAAGGAATGGTTGTGTTGATCCGTCCACAAGCCGGGCAATTGGTACACGGAAGCGTCGCCGGACAGCCGGGTTGTAAGAAGCGATACGGCGGCGGCATCTTCTTTTGCGCAGCAAGGCTTAGGAGCAACGACAGGTCTCCTGTTACAGGACAATACCAGGATGCAGCCAAGCAATAAGAAGATATGGAATTTCATGGCGAACAGTTGTAATTTGAATGATGGTGTGCATTGTCTTCAATATCCTGCGCGCACCGGAACCCCAGGCTTCCCACGGTATAAGCAGCCTGGAGGCTTCCGCGGAAGGCGTACCGCATATACGCAGCATAGTCTTCCTTATTGAAGGTGCCGAGCGAACCGGCCCCACAGGTGAAAGTATTGGCAGCCTTCCCTGCGCTCTG
Coding sequences within it:
- a CDS encoding aminotransferase class I/II-fold pyridoxal phosphate-dependent enzyme, which translates into the protein MIQRKLVEKLAGYTAPDELKNAGIYPYFRPIGENKDTEIVIQGKKLLMFGSNSYMGLTNHPKVTAAAKQAIDKYGSSCSGSRFLNGTSRLHIRLEERLADFVGKEAALVFTTGFQANLGTVASLTGRNGVLILDEADHASIIEGSRLSFSRVLKFAHNDMNDLERILRAVEGEGIRMIVVDGIFSMEGDICKLPEIAALAAKYEALLMVDDAHSIGVLGESGRGTADHFGLTDQVDIIMGTFSKSLASVGGFVASTREMINYLKHHSRALIFSASIPPSAAAAAMAALEIIQAEPERQEALRDNTAYMAKMLDQLGFDTHCSMTPIIPIYIRDNRLTFEFTQRLFDRGIFVNPVVSPAVRSDAAMVRMSVMATHTRRQLDMALSALEKVSRELQLFGIKQA
- a CDS encoding putative zinc-binding protein; translation: MKNTTEIEEIPLVYSCSGCSSAAQMANYLALRLDRNGLAEMSCIAGVGGNVKSLVRKALSGRKIVAIDGCPLACVRACLGNHGVVPSLHVQLWDHGVKKQNHIDFDPNEADRLLSGIERSVRKLQRKEQYDTKKVS
- a CDS encoding nitric-oxide reductase large subunit; amino-acid sequence: MAKENFINYLLNPRNWWLPLLLIFTVSAAGVMMIGIHTYTEAPPVPDYVSAEGAIIYRKADILNGQAIFQKYALMDYGSMFGDGANRGPDFTAEALHHIALSMQQYYLAKRPADLQDVLADRGIGEQVKSEIKDNRYNAGTNSVTLTDAQAYAAEDLLKFQLQKFAAHGPESFKPAGYLTDSEEIRSLSAFFFWGAWVCGVERPGKVYSYTHNWPYDPAAGNRPSPAIILWSILGSLGLIFGLGLVLYYHGRLEKLDDRVYTKNARSFMTKQEVGRFRPDAVQRASFPFFYTAVILFGIQVLAGILTVHDFVGFVHFFGVDLSKVLPVTVTRSWHVQLSLLWISACWIGASFFMMSLVSPVQPAGQVRLIRIVFWLTALLVAGAFAGILLGPKGILGNKWYWLGHQGWEYIEMGKLWEVVLGTVFVLWFIVLYRGVRPVMSLRQPWALPNWLVYAAASIILLLVSGFIATPKTNFVIADFWRWMVIHMWAEAFFEVFTTVLIGYFMVLMGLVSKQAAIRVIYLATLLFLGSGLLGISHNFYWNGKPVFTMALGSVFSTLQVIPLVLLTLEAYRFSKLPRILENGGGTNGNGKTVFGFREVFLFLLGVNFWNFFGAGVLGFIINLPIANYYEHGTYLTVNHGHAALMGVYGNLALAAILFCCQLLFKPERWNTRIVTGIFWSINTGLLLMVLLDLFPAGIYQFNAVTENGLWYARSGAFVEGPVFQTLTWMRIAGGAVFTCGGVIPLVWFVLTRRKAVKEAVAEKRITNPDQCLIPQVQG
- a CDS encoding 6-carboxytetrahydropterin synthase, whose amino-acid sequence is MLQITKIFRFETAHAIHGYPGPCSNLHGHSYRLHVTVARQRDNDGRLPPTGFIMDFKQLKRLVNHGIVSLFDHHTILSSAYLVCHPPVAAISNLWIWETEPTAENMLLYIRDSLQQQLQPDVVLRRLRLFETDDSYAEWEEDKMC
- a CDS encoding Rrf2 family transcriptional regulator translates to MFSKATEYALRAAIFIAQKSSEDNKLGIDEIARAINSPRSFTAKTLQLLSADNKIVHSTRGPNGGFYMSEKARKLPARAILEAMQEDDLLEKCVLGLKQCSEAKPCPMHSEYKSIKLQLKTLFETTTIQQLADELGKGDSKTKAGVTILYK
- a CDS encoding hemerythrin domain-containing protein encodes the protein MEPKPVKRDENILKLSRDHHFGLLFCWKIRQGLKNGASPARIVAYIRHFWEKHLREHFEEEETILFTPRKDILVEKALDDHRDIRLHIESLAADAKHGELDLLADKVDKHIRFEERQLFPHLEKILSKEQLKDIGERLGKNQTPLKDEYADEFWAIQDTK
- a CDS encoding Crp/Fnr family transcriptional regulator; its protein translation is MTDRDTCDLSRCFLCQNCLPEWNGAIATEKQTLYFKKGRAIFREGEEVRGIYFIYDGAVKIHQYWGGDKDFIVRFATLGDVLGHRGQTHGTAFPVSATALDHTRICFIRNEFLESTFKTNPSFLYAMMQLYAGELQRAESRMRSLAVMPVKGRVAEALFTIQEVFGLNAEGYISVPITRLDIACYAGTAYEAVFRLFTKWSGEGIVSTQGKYIRIIDEKKLREFIWYPE